From the genome of Pirellulales bacterium:
GAGGTTGAGCGAGATTTCGCCCGCCGGATTGTTGGCGACGGTGCGCGGATTGTGGTGGTGCGACCAGAACTTGGTGTCGTAGTCGAAGCCTTTCAGCTCGAAGATTTCGTTTTCGGTCTCGACGTTGCCGTGTTCCGTGACGCCGATATAGATGCCGACCTGGGCCTTGTCGATGTTCGGCCAGTCGAGGCCGGAGTCGGCGATGGCTTCGTTGGCGCAGTAGATCGCGACGCTGCCGGCGCGTGTCCCGCGCCGCAGGTCTTTTTTCTTCTGGTACTTCAGCTCATCGAAGGTGCAGACCCCGGCCAACGTCTGCCCGACATAGCGGATCTCATAAGGGCGCACGCCGCTGCGGCGCGCCAAGAGCGCCTCGCGGAACTCCGCGAGCGTATTGCCGTTGGGCGCGGTGAGACCGATGCCGGTGATGACGATGCGGTGGTGGTCGGGCGGGCCGGCGACCATCGGTGCTCTGTTCCTGTTTGCTCGAAAGGCGGTAAACCTTGAAGCTACCGGTCAAGCCGTCGCTTGGCAAGGCGTCCGCGGGCCGGTGTTCCCTTGACCTTGCCGCTGTTCGACGCCACCATGTAGGCGTTGCGTCCGACTCACATAGAAAGCAAGTTCGGAGAATCAAGGATGGCGTTGGGCTTGACGGTGCTGGCCAGCGGCAGTTCGGGCAACGCCGCGCTCGTCGAAGCCGACGGCTGCAGCCTGCTGATCGACGCGGGCTTGGGGCCGCGGCAGATGGCCACGCGGCTGGCGACGGTCGGCGTCTCCTGGCCGCGCATCCAGGCCGTGTTGCTCACGCACACGCACGGCGACCACTGGAACGACCGCGTGTTCGCCCATCTCCTGCGATTGCGGACCGCGGTCTGGTGCCATGCGGAACATCTGGCCGTGCTGCGGCAATACTGTTCCTGCTTTGGCGCCATGCACCGCGCTCGGCTGTTTCGCACCTACGAAGGCGACAAGGAGTTCGCGATTACGGGCCTGGTGCGCTGCCGGCCGTTGAGCCTCCGTCACGACAGCGGCGCGACCTTCGGGTTCCGTTTCGAGGGCGCTGCCAGTCTCTTCAATGCCGGCTGGGCGTTGGGCTACGTGGCCGATCTCGGCTGCTGGGATGAGTCGTTGGCCGACTCCCTGACCGACGTCGACGTGCTGGCGCTCGAATTCAATCACGATGTCGCGCTGCAACGCTCAAGCGGTCGCTCGCAGTCTCTCATCGACCGGGTTCTGGGCGACGATGGGCACCTCTCGAACGAGCAGGCCGCGGCGCTCGTCTTGGCCGTCGGACGCCGCTCGTCTCCTGGCAAGCTGCATCGGCTGGTGCAGCTTCACCTTAGCCGGCAGTGCAATCGTCCGGAACTTGCTCGCCTGGCTGCGCGACGAGCGGTCGATACCCTCGACGCCGATACGGCAATACATACCGCCGAACAGGACTCGGCCAGCGAGCGGTTGCCCTTGCTGGCCGGCGGGCAGACAGTCAGCGCAGCTTAATATCTATGCCACGCGGGATGTTTAACGTAAGGTGGGACCAGCGAGCTTGCGAGCGCTGGCCCACCGTAGGGCGACGTCCGTCGCGGTGGGCCGGCGCTCGCAAGCTCGCTGGTCCCACCCTACGACCGATCGTGAATATGAGCAACAGCATCACACGCGACGGACTTCAGGCCTGGCTCAAGGCGACCATCGTATCGCTGTTTGCCGAGCGTGTGGCCGCCGCCGCAGACCAGCCGGCCATCCACTTTCGCGCCGCCGGCGCTTGGCGAACGCTGAACTGGCGCGAGGTGTCCGACGACGTGCGTCGTACCGCCGCCGTGCTGGCCAGCGTCGGCGTGCGGCCGGGCGATCGCGTGGCACAGTTCTCGCCCAACCGCTACGAATGGATCGTGGCCGACCTGGCCATTCAGCTCGCGCGTGCGGTACACGTGCCCGTTCACGCTTCGTTGGCGCCGGCACAAGTCGCGTATCAGGTCGCCGATTGCGGCGCCAAGGTGGTGCTGCTGGCCGGACCCGATCAGGCCGCCGGTTTGTTGACCTACTACACCGAGCATCGCGAGCAGCGGCCGGTAAGTGCGAGGTTCGTCTCCTACGATCCTTGTCCGGACGCCGGCGACGACATTGCCTGCTTGCGAGACCTGATGCTTCACACCGATGCGTCGCTGGCCGATCGGCTATTCGACGAAGCCCGCCGGCAGATGTCGCCCGACGATCTGGCGACGATTCTCTACACGTCGGGCACGACGGGCGAACCGAAGGGCGTCATGCTAAGTCAGCGAAACCTGGCGACGAACGCCCTGGGCACCTTGGCGGCCTTCGGCACCCAGAGCGACGACCTGCGGCTGGCGTGGCTGCCGATGAGCCATATTTTTGCCCGCACCTGCGACGTTTACACCTGGCTGGCGGGCGGCGGCCAACTGGCGCTGGCCGAGGGCCCCGACACGGTGACGCCCTTCTGCCGCGAACTGCACCCCACGCTCGTCAACGGCGTGCCGTACTTCTTCGAGAAGGTGCAACGCTACCTGCTCGACAACGGCCTGGCCGATCGGCCGGGGGTGTTGCCCGCGACGTTCGGCGGGCGGTTGCGGGCGGCTTGTTCGGGCGGTGCTCCGCTACCCGACCATGTGGCACGCTTCTACAACGACCGCGGCGTGTTGCTTGGGCAAGGTTATGGCCTGACGGAGAGTTCGCCGGTGATTACGGCCTGCACGCCAAGCGCGATGAAGCTTGGCACCGCGGGCCGGCCCATTCCCGGCGTCGAGGTCAAGATTGCCGCCGACGGCGAGATTCTCTCACGCGGCCCGCACGTGATGCTCGGCTATTGGAACCAGCCCGCCGCCACGGCCGAAGCCCTGCGCGACGGTTGGCTGCACACGGGCGACTTGGGCGAGATCGACGCCGAGGGCTATCTCAAGATCACCGGGCGAAAGAAGGAGCTGATCGTGACGGCGGCCGGCAAGAAGGCGGTGCCGAACCATCTTGAGTCGCTGCTGAAGGCCGATCCGCTCATCGAACAGGCGGTGGTCATCGGCGACGGCCGCAGCTTTTTGACCGCCTTGATCGTGCCCAACCGGGAGGCATTGGCGGCGGAACTGGAGCGGATGGGCAAGACGGTTCCGCTGGATCAAGTGACGCATGATCCGCAGGTGCGCGAGATCTATGCACGACGTGTCCGCGAGCGGCTTTCGTCGGTGTCGCAATACGAGCAGATCGGCCAGTTCGCCTTGCTCGACCGGCCGTTATCGATCGAGCGCGGCGAGCTGACGCTGACGCTCAAGCTGCGTCGCGAGGCGATCTACAGCAATTTCGCCGACGTGATCGAGGCCATGTATTCGACTCAGTCGAGGTAGCCCAGATCGCGGAGCCGGGCTTCGACGCTCCGCTGATCGGCGTCGGTGATGCCGGCAAGCTGCAGCTCGCGCGGCTCGGCCCGCGGCTTGGGCGAAGTTCGCCGCGCGCCGCCGGAAAGCAGGTCGGACAGCGCCTGGCCGCTCATGTGCCCGGGGACGCGGAGGCCCAGCATCTGCAAGAGGGTGGGCGCCACGTCGCGCAGCTCGGCGGGCCGATAGGCGCCGGCCGCGACGCGCGGAGCGTGCAGCAGCAGCACGCCCTCCAAGCGGTGCGTGGCCGCCATCGCCGGATCGGTCCGCAAGAGTTGCGGCGGAGCATCGAACTTGTGCCGCGTGTGAAAGCCCGCCGCGGGAATCGCCACCACGTCCGGCCAAAGCTTTTCGACCGGATCGATGCCGTACCGCTCGGCCGTGCCAAACACTTCGACGAACAGCGGCTCGCCGGTCTGCGGATGCGCGGCCGTCTCGAAGGCCTGAATTACGTCGACCAACGCCCGCTCGCGCTGGGCGGCGGTCTTCAGCGGCCCGCTGGCAAAACGCTCGCGGGTGTTCAAATAGATCAGGCCGCCGAGGTTGCCGTGCAGGGCCAGCGCCGTGCTGCGCCGCCAGTCGATGGGCAACAAGGTGCCGAGCGGCCGCGTGAGCTGGGCCGTGCTCCAGCCGGGGTTGAAGCGGCGATAGAGGAATTTCCGCAGCCGCCAGACGCCGTGCCGCAGATAATAGGAGGCCGCCGGACCACCGCGCGGCCAGCACAGCAAACCTGCCCGTGACAGGATTTCGGCCAGCGTGATCTTGCCGCGAAACGGGCCGAAGCCATGATCGCTGACGGCCACCACCGCCGCGTCGCGCCGCGCGGCCAGCTCCATCAGCTCGCCCAGGCAATCGTCGAGTGCCCGCAGCGCTTGCTGGGCTTTCGACATCCAGAGCTCGGCGGTCGAGCCTTGGCGCGGATCGAGCCACTGCCAGCAGCGGTGTTGCAGGGAATCGAGCACCTGAAGCTGCACGAACATGAGCTGCCAATCGGTCATCCGGTCGGCCACCGCGGCGGCCGTGGCCTGTCCGCGAAAGATCGACGCCGTCTCGTCGATGCCCTGTGAAAGCTCTTCGAAGGTTCTCGGCTTGTTGCGCCAGACGGTTCCCAGGTCGAAGCGCGCCCCGGTCGCTCGAAGCTCTCGGGCGAATTCGGGATAGGGGGCCAACGCGGCGTCGATCGAAGGGCTGTCGAGCCCGCCCACGACGATGCCCCGCACCGAAGACGGCGCGGGAAACGTCATGGGCAAGTTGAGCGAAACCACCTCGCCGCCGGCCGCCGAGACCGCATCGAACAGCGTGGGCCGGCCGATGCGCCCGGCATGGTTGAGCAGCACCCTGCGGTGACGATGGTCGAGATAGCGGTAGTCGAGGATGCCGTGCTCGTGCGGTTCGCAACCGGTCTGGAAGGTGGTCCAGGCGACCGGCGTGATGTAGGGCCGGGTGGAGTTGACGACCGCGCGGGCCGAGGTGGCCATCAAACGGGCCAGGTTCGGCATGCGGCCCGACTCGGCCCACGGCACGAGCAGGTCGAAGGTAGCGCCATCCAGGCCGATCACGAGCAATCGTCCGCTTCGGCTCACCGGGTTCATCACGCTTTCCTCTTTTTGCACTTCAGGGTTCAGCTCAAATCAATCCGCGAGCCGCTGTGTTCATCGGCGTGGGCCATTTCGAGCAATTCGTGCCGCCAGTCATAGCCCTTGGGCAGGTCGAGCACGAACTCGATCTGAAAGTAGTCGCGGCGGCGTACGTGCTCCGAGCGGTTGATGAACCAACTCGCGGCCCACCGCTTGAATCGCCGTTGCCAAGCTTCGTTGCGCGCGGCGACCGCGGCCCACTGCTGCATCCGTTGCACGAATTGGCCCGCTCCGCGCACGAACTGCGCCGGCACGGGCCGCTTGACGGCCACTCCAAACACCGTGTGAGGAAACCGCGCGCTCCCCTGCCAGCCGACCAGCGTGGCATCCAGCGGCGCCAAGAGCCGCGTCAGGCAGCTCGGCGTCAGCCGCCAGTAGTCGCTGGGATGATCGTGGATCTGAAAATCGAGCGGCGCCGCGATCAACATGATGCCGCCGGGCGCCAGCACGCGGACCATTTCTTCGGTGGCGCGGCGGGCCTCGAACACGTGCTCCAGCGTTTCGACGCAGACGATCGTTTGGGCCGAATCGTCGGCCAGCGAGAGAGCGGCCAGGTCTTCGACGCGGTTCACGCCGGGGCCGGGCCGCAGGTCGCAGCCGATGTACTGCTGGCCGGGAAAGAGCGGCCGCAGGTTGGCCAGCTCTTCCTGTCCCTCGACCAGATAGGAGCCGAACTCGTAGATCGGCCCGCGCAAGGCCAGAGCTTCGGCGGCCAGCTCGACGAACGCGCGGACGTTATCGCGCATAGCTTTGCACTCCTAATTGCTGAAACCGATCGGGTCGCCAACGATGAATCACCACGTGGTGCTTGTCGCCCCCGTCCGCCGAGAAACGGGCCACCGCCTCGCCGGCCTGCGCCATCAGCAGCCGCAAGGTCTCGCTGCGCCGGCTGGGCAGTTCCAACTCGGCTTGCTCGACCACGACGTAGGCCAGCGACGGATCGGCGAACGCGGCCTGGGCGGCCTCGTAGCGATAGGTCTTGCGGCCCGTGTAGAGGGCGGTCCAACCGCGGCTGTCGAGCACGGCCTGCGAGGGCTGAGCGTTGTGGACCAACCAGCTCGCCGCTTGCCGGTGGCCAGCACGGCTGGCGTGCAGCGTCGCCAGGCAATCGGGCGCGCAGGCGACGAGT
Proteins encoded in this window:
- a CDS encoding MBL fold metallo-hydrolase, whose protein sequence is MALGLTVLASGSSGNAALVEADGCSLLIDAGLGPRQMATRLATVGVSWPRIQAVLLTHTHGDHWNDRVFAHLLRLRTAVWCHAEHLAVLRQYCSCFGAMHRARLFRTYEGDKEFAITGLVRCRPLSLRHDSGATFGFRFEGAASLFNAGWALGYVADLGCWDESLADSLTDVDVLALEFNHDVALQRSSGRSQSLIDRVLGDDGHLSNEQAAALVLAVGRRSSPGKLHRLVQLHLSRQCNRPELARLAARRAVDTLDADTAIHTAEQDSASERLPLLAGGQTVSAA
- a CDS encoding AMP-dependent synthetase/ligase — its product is MSNSITRDGLQAWLKATIVSLFAERVAAAADQPAIHFRAAGAWRTLNWREVSDDVRRTAAVLASVGVRPGDRVAQFSPNRYEWIVADLAIQLARAVHVPVHASLAPAQVAYQVADCGAKVVLLAGPDQAAGLLTYYTEHREQRPVSARFVSYDPCPDAGDDIACLRDLMLHTDASLADRLFDEARRQMSPDDLATILYTSGTTGEPKGVMLSQRNLATNALGTLAAFGTQSDDLRLAWLPMSHIFARTCDVYTWLAGGGQLALAEGPDTVTPFCRELHPTLVNGVPYFFEKVQRYLLDNGLADRPGVLPATFGGRLRAACSGGAPLPDHVARFYNDRGVLLGQGYGLTESSPVITACTPSAMKLGTAGRPIPGVEVKIAADGEILSRGPHVMLGYWNQPAATAEALRDGWLHTGDLGEIDAEGYLKITGRKKELIVTAAGKKAVPNHLESLLKADPLIEQAVVIGDGRSFLTALIVPNREALAAELERMGKTVPLDQVTHDPQVREIYARRVRERLSSVSQYEQIGQFALLDRPLSIERGELTLTLKLRREAIYSNFADVIEAMYSTQSR
- a CDS encoding alkaline phosphatase family protein, with product MQKEESVMNPVSRSGRLLVIGLDGATFDLLVPWAESGRMPNLARLMATSARAVVNSTRPYITPVAWTTFQTGCEPHEHGILDYRYLDHRHRRVLLNHAGRIGRPTLFDAVSAAGGEVVSLNLPMTFPAPSSVRGIVVGGLDSPSIDAALAPYPEFARELRATGARFDLGTVWRNKPRTFEELSQGIDETASIFRGQATAAAVADRMTDWQLMFVQLQVLDSLQHRCWQWLDPRQGSTAELWMSKAQQALRALDDCLGELMELAARRDAAVVAVSDHGFGPFRGKITLAEILSRAGLLCWPRGGPAASYYLRHGVWRLRKFLYRRFNPGWSTAQLTRPLGTLLPIDWRRSTALALHGNLGGLIYLNTRERFASGPLKTAAQRERALVDVIQAFETAAHPQTGEPLFVEVFGTAERYGIDPVEKLWPDVVAIPAAGFHTRHKFDAPPQLLRTDPAMAATHRLEGVLLLHAPRVAAGAYRPAELRDVAPTLLQMLGLRVPGHMSGQALSDLLSGGARRTSPKPRAEPRELQLAGITDADQRSVEARLRDLGYLD
- a CDS encoding methyltransferase domain-containing protein, with the protein product MRDNVRAFVELAAEALALRGPIYEFGSYLVEGQEELANLRPLFPGQQYIGCDLRPGPGVNRVEDLAALSLADDSAQTIVCVETLEHVFEARRATEEMVRVLAPGGIMLIAAPLDFQIHDHPSDYWRLTPSCLTRLLAPLDATLVGWQGSARFPHTVFGVAVKRPVPAQFVRGAGQFVQRMQQWAAVAARNEAWQRRFKRWAASWFINRSEHVRRRDYFQIEFVLDLPKGYDWRHELLEMAHADEHSGSRIDLS